TTTTCTTGTCACCGTCTTTTTTATCACCTTCTTTCTTTTTCTGGTGCATAGGTTTACCACCCGTGCCACCAGGCTTTTTCACATATGAACGTGAACGATAAGGCTTATCTTCTGGGAGATCTTTAAAATCAGGATACAGCAAAGGTTCAATATCGGTTTGCTCGCCTGGTTGTAAACCTAAACGAACCAGATCAATCGCACCAATTTTAGTACGAATCAAACGTAACGTTGGGAAACCAACTGCAGCCGTCATACGACGCACTTGACGGTTACGGCCTTCACAAATCTGAAGCTCAATCCAAGTCGTTGGAATATTGGCACGGTAACGTACAGGAGGATCACGATCCCATAACCATTCGGGTTGATCGACTTTCACCGCCTTAGCCGGTAAGGTCATTCCATCAGCCAGCTCGACACCTTTGCGAAGTTGCTCTAAGGCTTCTTCGGTCACATCACCATCGACTTGTGCAAGATAGGTTTTGAACTTCTTGTTGGCTGGATTGGTGATGTATTGATTCAGACCACCATGATCGGTCAGGAACATTAGTCCTTCTGAGTCGAGGTCAAGACGACCTGCAAGACGCAAATCAGGATCATGGATAAAATGGGCGAGTGTGAGATGAGCGGAATCCTCACGGAACTGTGACAAAACGTCGAAAGGTTTGTTGAATACGACTATTTTCATATAAGTATACTGCTTTGGCGATGGGCGGCATCATAACAATAAAGGTTGCTATTTAATGGGAAAATGTAGTTATTTCCCGTATAAATCTCAAAAAAACCAGTTTTGAACTAAACTGTTTCATGCAATAAAAAACGAAAGTATGCCATAGAAGGCATAGAGATAATCGCTAAATACATGAGGGAGAACCTGCAAAATGGGTTATCAGAAGATCGTGGTTCCTGCTGATGGAGACAAAATCACAGTAAATGCAGACCTGTCACTGAATGTTCCAAATCGTCCGATCATTCCTTTTATTGAAGGTGATGGTATTGGTGTGGATATTACACCAGCAATGAAAGCAGTAGTAGATGCCGCTGTGCTAAAAGCTTACGGTGGCAAACGTTCGATCGAATGGATGGAAGTCTACTGCGGTGAAAAAGCAGACAAAATATATGGCAGCTATATGCCAGAAGAAACTTTTGATGCTTTACGTGAATTTATTATATCAATAAAAGGGCCATTGACGACACCTGTAGGTGGCGGTATTCGTTCTTTAAATGTCGCATTGCGTCAAGAACTCGATCTCTATGTCTGTGTGCGTCCAGTACGGTGGTTTGAAGGTGTTCCTTCACCGGTTCAGCATCCTGAACTTACCGATATGGTGATTTTCCGTGAAAACTCGGAAGATATCTATGCAGGAATCGAATGGAAGGCAGATTCGCCAGAAGCCAAGAAGGTGATTAAATTCCTGCAAGAAGAAATGGGGGTAACCAAAATTCGTTTCCCAACTGATTGCGGCATTGGGATTAAACCTGTGTCTAAAGAAGGCACCCAACGCTTGGTTCGTAAAGCGATTCAGTTCGCAATTGAT
This genomic stretch from Acinetobacter sp. C32I harbors:
- the icd gene encoding NADP-dependent isocitrate dehydrogenase, with protein sequence MGYQKIVVPADGDKITVNADLSLNVPNRPIIPFIEGDGIGVDITPAMKAVVDAAVLKAYGGKRSIEWMEVYCGEKADKIYGSYMPEETFDALREFIISIKGPLTTPVGGGIRSLNVALRQELDLYVCVRPVRWFEGVPSPVQHPELTDMVIFRENSEDIYAGIEWKADSPEAKKVIKFLQEEMGVTKIRFPTDCGIGIKPVSKEGTQRLVRKAIQFAIDNDKPSVTLVHKGNIMKYTEGAFKEWGYELAMERFGGQLLDGGPWVKIKNPRTGKDIIIKDVIADAFLQQILMRPADYSVIATLNLNGDYISDALAAEVGGIGIAPGANIGGAIAVYEATHGTAPKYAGQDKVNPGSIILSAEMMLRDMGWTEAADLIIKGVSGAISAKTVTYDFERLMPNATLLRCSEFGQAIIQHMED
- a CDS encoding pseudouridine synthase; translation: MKIVVFNKPFDVLSQFREDSAHLTLAHFIHDPDLRLAGRLDLDSEGLMFLTDHGGLNQYITNPANKKFKTYLAQVDGDVTEEALEQLRKGVELADGMTLPAKAVKVDQPEWLWDRDPPVRYRANIPTTWIELQICEGRNRQVRRMTAAVGFPTLRLIRTKIGAIDLVRLGLQPGEQTDIEPLLYPDFKDLPEDKPYRSRSYVKKPGGTGGKPMHQKKKEGDKKDGDKKKSGTKRIWQMDESEKPRRKTNGTTRPNTKAPRGRSRNGR